A window of Pseudomonas guangdongensis contains these coding sequences:
- a CDS encoding phosphoadenylyl-sulfate reductase, with protein MSQTFDVAALAAAYADKSPQEVLKLAFEHFGDDLWISFSGAEDVVLVDMAWKLNKNVRVFSLDTGRLHAQTYRFIEQVREHYGIQIEVLSPDSRLLEPLVREKGLFSFYKDGHGECCGIRKIEPLKRKLASVSAWATGQRRDQSPGTRSQVAVLELDGAFSAPDKPLYKFNPLANMSSEEVWGYIRMLEIPYNPLHEQGYISIGCEPCTRPVLPNQHEREGRWWWEEATHKECGLHAGNLIARN; from the coding sequence ATGAGCCAGACCTTCGATGTTGCCGCCCTGGCGGCCGCCTACGCCGACAAGTCCCCCCAGGAGGTGCTCAAGCTCGCCTTCGAGCACTTCGGCGACGACCTGTGGATCTCCTTCAGCGGCGCCGAGGATGTGGTGCTGGTGGACATGGCCTGGAAGCTGAACAAGAACGTCCGGGTGTTCAGCCTCGACACCGGCCGCCTGCACGCGCAGACCTACCGCTTCATCGAGCAGGTGCGCGAGCACTACGGCATCCAGATCGAGGTGCTGTCGCCGGATTCGCGCCTGCTCGAACCGCTGGTGCGCGAGAAGGGCCTGTTCAGCTTCTACAAGGATGGCCACGGCGAGTGCTGCGGCATCCGCAAGATCGAGCCGCTCAAGCGCAAGCTGGCCAGCGTCAGCGCCTGGGCCACCGGCCAGCGCCGCGACCAGAGCCCCGGCACCCGCAGCCAGGTGGCAGTGCTGGAGCTGGACGGCGCCTTCTCCGCGCCCGACAAGCCGCTGTACAAGTTCAACCCGCTGGCCAACATGAGCAGCGAGGAAGTCTGGGGCTACATCCGCATGCTGGAGATCCCCTACAACCCGCTGCACGAGCAGGGCTACATCAGCATCGGCTGCGAGCCCTGTACCCGCCCGGTGCTGCCCAACCAGCACGAGCGCGAGGGCCGCTGGTGGTGGGAGGAAGCCACCCACAAGGAGTGCGGCCTGCACGCCGGCAACCTGATCGCGCGCAACTGA
- the cysB gene encoding HTH-type transcriptional regulator CysB translates to MKLQQLRYIWEVAHHDLNVSATAQSLYTSQPGISKQIRLLEDELGVEVFARSGKHLTRVTPAGERIIETAGEILRKVESIKQIAQEFSNEKKGTLSIATTHTQARYALPEVISAFIQQYPDVALHMHQGTPTQIAEMAADGTVDFAIATEALERYGDLVMMPCYRWNRCVIVPQGHPLARLPKLTLEALAEFPIVTYVFGFTGRSKLDEAFSHRGLEPKVVFTAADADVIKTYVRLGLGVGIVARMAVDPEQDKDLVVLDASELFEPSVTKIGFRRGTFLRGFMLDFIERFAPHLSRERVLDAVQCRNKAELDELFADVQLPTY, encoded by the coding sequence ATGAAACTTCAGCAACTGCGTTACATCTGGGAAGTGGCCCACCACGACCTCAACGTCTCCGCCACGGCGCAGAGCCTGTACACCTCGCAGCCGGGGATCAGCAAGCAGATCCGCCTGCTGGAAGACGAGCTGGGGGTCGAGGTGTTCGCCCGCAGCGGCAAGCACCTGACCCGGGTGACGCCGGCCGGCGAGCGGATCATCGAGACTGCCGGGGAAATCCTGCGCAAGGTCGAGAGCATCAAGCAGATCGCCCAGGAGTTCTCCAACGAGAAGAAGGGCACCCTGTCGATCGCCACCACCCACACCCAGGCGCGCTATGCGCTGCCCGAGGTGATCAGTGCGTTCATCCAGCAGTACCCGGATGTGGCCCTGCACATGCACCAGGGCACGCCGACGCAGATCGCCGAGATGGCCGCCGACGGCACCGTCGACTTCGCCATCGCCACCGAGGCGCTGGAGCGCTACGGCGACCTGGTGATGATGCCCTGCTACCGCTGGAACCGCTGCGTGATCGTGCCCCAGGGTCATCCGCTGGCGCGTCTGCCCAAGCTGACCCTGGAGGCGCTGGCCGAATTCCCCATCGTCACCTACGTGTTCGGCTTCACCGGCCGCTCCAAGCTCGACGAAGCCTTCAGCCATCGCGGCCTGGAGCCCAAGGTGGTGTTCACCGCCGCCGATGCCGACGTGATCAAGACCTACGTGCGCCTCGGCCTGGGCGTCGGCATCGTCGCGCGCATGGCGGTCGACCCGGAGCAGGACAAGGATCTGGTGGTGCTCGACGCCAGCGAGCTGTTCGAGCCGAGCGTGACCAAGATCGGCTTCCGCCGCGGCACCTTCCTGCGCGGCTTCATGCTCGACTTCATCGAGCGCTTCGCCCCGCACCTGAGCCGCGAGCGGGTGCTCGACGCGGTGCAGTGCCGCAACAAGGCCGAGCTGGACGAGCTGTTCGCCGACGTGCAGCTGCCGACCTACTGA
- a CDS encoding putative 2-dehydropantoate 2-reductase has product MSASPRPRIGIIGTGAIGGYYGLMLARAGFEVHFLLRSEYAAVAREGLRVRHAQLGELHLPQVNAWCEAAAMPACDWLLVGAKSTANAELAPLIVQAAAADAKVVLLQNGLGVEEALRPLLPDSLHLLGGLCFICAHREAPGVVVHQSQGVCNLGYHSGPADEAQRLALLEQGVAWLREAGIESAPIADLAQARWQKLVWNVPYNGLSALLGASTRLLMAQADSRALLLALMEEVVAAAEAAGAPLPANYPHKLLAYTDRMPDYLPSMYHDFAQRRPAELQAVYAAPLAAAAALGVEMPRVRMLYQALSFLQARAQG; this is encoded by the coding sequence ATGAGCGCAAGTCCACGTCCGCGCATCGGCATCATCGGCACCGGTGCCATCGGAGGGTATTACGGTCTGATGCTGGCGCGCGCCGGCTTCGAGGTGCACTTCCTGCTGCGCAGCGAATACGCCGCGGTGGCCCGCGAGGGGCTGCGCGTGCGCCACGCCCAGCTGGGCGAGCTGCACCTGCCGCAGGTCAACGCCTGGTGCGAGGCGGCGGCGATGCCGGCCTGCGACTGGCTGCTGGTCGGTGCCAAGAGCACGGCCAATGCCGAACTGGCGCCGCTGATCGTGCAGGCGGCGGCCGCGGATGCCAAGGTGGTGCTGCTGCAGAACGGCCTGGGCGTCGAAGAGGCGCTGCGGCCGCTGTTGCCGGACTCGCTGCACCTGCTGGGCGGGCTGTGTTTCATCTGCGCGCATCGCGAAGCGCCGGGGGTGGTGGTGCATCAGTCCCAGGGCGTCTGTAACCTCGGCTATCACAGCGGCCCGGCGGACGAGGCGCAGCGCCTGGCGCTGCTGGAGCAGGGGGTCGCCTGGCTGCGCGAGGCGGGTATCGAGTCCGCGCCGATCGCCGATCTGGCCCAGGCGCGCTGGCAGAAGCTGGTGTGGAACGTGCCCTACAACGGCCTGTCCGCGCTGCTCGGCGCCTCGACGCGGCTACTGATGGCGCAGGCCGACAGCCGCGCCTTGCTGCTGGCCCTGATGGAGGAGGTGGTGGCCGCCGCCGAGGCGGCCGGGGCGCCCTTGCCGGCGAACTACCCGCACAAGCTGCTGGCCTACACCGACCGCATGCCCGACTACCTGCCGAGCATGTACCACGATTTCGCCCAGCGCCGGCCGGCCGAACTGCAGGCCGTCTATGCCGCGCCGCTGGCGGCCGCCGCGGCGCTGGGCGTCGAGATGCCGCGCGTGCGCATGCTGTATCAGGCGCTATCTTTCCTGCAGGCGCGCGCGCAGGGCTGA
- a CDS encoding 3-deoxy-7-phosphoheptulonate synthase, whose translation MADLPIDDLNIASNEALITPAQLKHEVPLTELAMRTVSQGRQVVRDILDGKDHRLFVVVGPCSIHDVKAAHEYAERLKVLAAEVSDTLFLVMRVYFEKPRTTVGWKGLINDPYLDDSFKIQDGLHIGRQLLSDLAEMGLPTATEALDPISPQYLQDLISWSAIGARTTESQTHREMASGLSSAVGFKNGTDGSLTVAINALQSVSSPHRFLGLNQQGQVSIVTTKGNRYGHVVLRGGNGKPNYDSVSVALCEQELTRAGIRPNIMVDCSHANSNKDPALQPLVMDNVANQILEGNNSIIGLMVESHLGWGSQSIPKDLGELKYGVSVTDACIDWNTTEKALRSMHAKLKDVLPKRQRG comes from the coding sequence ATGGCTGATTTACCGATCGACGACCTGAACATCGCCTCCAACGAGGCGCTGATCACTCCCGCACAGCTCAAGCACGAAGTGCCCCTCACCGAACTGGCCATGCGCACCGTCAGCCAGGGGCGCCAGGTCGTCCGCGACATTCTCGACGGCAAGGACCACCGCCTGTTCGTGGTGGTCGGCCCCTGCTCGATCCACGACGTCAAGGCCGCCCACGAATACGCCGAGCGCCTCAAGGTGCTGGCCGCCGAGGTGTCCGACACCCTGTTCCTGGTCATGCGCGTGTACTTCGAGAAGCCGCGCACCACCGTGGGCTGGAAAGGCCTGATCAACGATCCCTACCTGGACGACTCGTTCAAGATCCAGGACGGCCTGCACATCGGTCGCCAGTTGCTCAGCGACCTGGCCGAAATGGGCCTGCCGACCGCCACCGAGGCGCTCGACCCGATCTCCCCGCAGTACCTGCAGGACCTGATCAGTTGGTCGGCGATCGGCGCGCGCACCACCGAGTCGCAGACCCACCGCGAGATGGCTTCCGGCCTGTCCTCGGCGGTCGGCTTCAAGAACGGCACCGACGGCAGCCTGACCGTGGCGATCAACGCCCTGCAGTCGGTTTCCAGCCCGCACCGCTTCCTCGGCCTCAACCAGCAGGGCCAGGTGTCCATCGTCACCACCAAGGGCAACCGCTACGGTCATGTGGTGCTGCGCGGCGGCAACGGCAAGCCCAACTACGATTCGGTCAGCGTGGCGCTCTGCGAGCAGGAACTGACCCGCGCCGGCATCCGCCCGAACATCATGGTCGACTGCAGCCACGCCAACTCCAACAAGGACCCGGCGCTGCAGCCCCTGGTGATGGACAACGTCGCCAACCAGATCCTCGAAGGCAACAACTCGATCATCGGCCTGATGGTGGAAAGCCACCTGGGCTGGGGCAGCCAGTCGATTCCGAAGGATCTCGGCGAGCTCAAGTACGGGGTGTCCGTCACCGACGCCTGCATCGACTGGAACACCACCGAGAAGGCCCTGCGTAGCATGCATGCCAAGCTCAAGGACGTGCTGCCCAAGCGCCAGCGCGGCTGA
- a CDS encoding GNAT family N-acetyltransferase, translated as MSESLSIEVQHDPAGKQFAVTVDGHRAYLSYMDLGKQTIDIYRTYVPDSLRGRGVAAALTEEALRFAEAMGYTVIPSCSYVERYMERRQGSVAREA; from the coding sequence ATGAGCGAGTCATTGTCCATTGAAGTCCAGCACGATCCGGCGGGCAAGCAGTTCGCGGTGACTGTGGATGGCCATCGGGCCTACCTGTCCTACATGGATCTGGGCAAGCAGACCATCGACATCTACCGCACCTATGTGCCGGACAGCCTGCGCGGGCGCGGCGTCGCCGCGGCGTTGACCGAAGAAGCCCTGCGTTTCGCCGAGGCGATGGGCTATACGGTCATACCGTCCTGCTCCTATGTGGAGCGCTACATGGAGCGCCGCCAGGGCAGCGTCGCCCGCGAGGCGTGA
- a CDS encoding Lpp/OprI family alanine-zipper lipoprotein, with product MNNVLKISALTLAAILATGCSSMSKETEARLTATEDAAARAQARADEAYNKADEALAAAQKAQQTADEANERALRMLEKASRK from the coding sequence ATGAACAACGTTCTGAAAATTTCCGCTCTGACCCTGGCCGCCATCCTGGCTACCGGTTGCAGCAGCATGTCCAAAGAAACCGAAGCCCGTCTGACCGCTACCGAAGACGCCGCTGCCCGCGCTCAGGCTCGTGCCGACGAAGCCTACAACAAGGCTGACGAAGCTCTGGCCGCCGCTCAGAAGGCTCAGCAGACCGCTGACGAAGCCAACGAGCGCGCCCTGCGCATGCTGGAAAAAGCCAGCCGCAAGTAA
- a CDS encoding L,D-transpeptidase family protein: MLPRAFAVRPLLASLSALLLAAPAIALELPLPPPGEDVVGQVQVIKAKYEDTFADLGTANDLGYLEMVAANPGVDPWLPGEGSEVILPTRFILPPGPREGIVINLAEYRMYYFPKGQNVVHTFPLGIGREGWNSPIANTTITGKFPNPTWIPPKSIREEHAAEGDILPAIFPPGPNNPLGPFKFTLGTAGYLIHGSNKKFGIGMRVSHGCFRMLNHNVLELAKMVPVGTKVRIINEPYKFGISGGKVYLEAHAPLDDTGEASVVDKHAQVINTLLKRNDLGGEQSLDWEVVREVVAAEDGIPVEIAPSREAVASAE; the protein is encoded by the coding sequence ATGTTGCCGCGCGCTTTTGCCGTTCGTCCGCTGTTGGCCTCGTTGTCCGCCCTGCTGCTGGCCGCGCCGGCCATCGCTCTGGAGCTGCCGCTGCCGCCGCCCGGCGAAGATGTGGTCGGCCAGGTGCAGGTGATCAAGGCCAAGTACGAAGACACCTTCGCCGACCTCGGTACGGCGAACGACCTCGGCTATCTGGAAATGGTCGCCGCCAACCCGGGCGTCGATCCCTGGCTGCCGGGCGAGGGCAGCGAGGTGATCCTGCCGACCCGCTTCATCCTGCCGCCGGGGCCGCGCGAAGGCATCGTCATCAACCTGGCCGAGTACCGCATGTACTACTTCCCGAAAGGCCAGAACGTGGTGCACACCTTCCCGCTGGGCATCGGCCGCGAGGGCTGGAACTCGCCGATCGCCAACACCACCATCACCGGCAAGTTCCCCAACCCGACCTGGATTCCGCCCAAGTCGATCCGCGAGGAACATGCCGCCGAGGGCGACATCCTGCCGGCGATCTTCCCGCCGGGTCCGAACAATCCGCTCGGGCCGTTCAAGTTCACCCTGGGGACGGCGGGCTACCTGATCCACGGTTCCAACAAGAAGTTCGGCATCGGCATGCGGGTCAGCCACGGCTGCTTCCGCATGCTCAACCACAACGTACTGGAGCTGGCGAAGATGGTACCGGTGGGTACCAAGGTGCGGATCATCAACGAGCCGTACAAGTTCGGCATCAGTGGCGGCAAGGTCTACCTGGAGGCCCATGCGCCGCTGGACGACACCGGCGAGGCCTCGGTGGTCGACAAGCATGCGCAGGTGATCAACACCCTGCTCAAGCGCAACGACCTGGGCGGCGAGCAGAGCCTGGACTGGGAAGTGGTCCGCGAGGTGGTGGCCGCCGAAGACGGCATCCCGGTGGAGATCGCCCCTTCGCGAGAGGCCGTGGCCAGCGCGGAATGA
- a CDS encoding arylesterase translates to MAMKWLGTGLLWLLLAQQAMAGTLLVVGDSISAAFGLETRQGWVSLLDDRLREQAPQWQVVNASRSGETSAGGRARLPELLERHAPQLLLIELGGNDGLRGQPPAQLQANLEAMIAQGQAAGATVVLLGMQLPPNYGERYTRAFAQVYRELAARRAVPLVPFFLEGVGGVPALMQGDGIHPNAAAQPVLLENLWPTLAPLL, encoded by the coding sequence ATGGCTATGAAGTGGTTGGGGACCGGCCTGCTGTGGCTGCTGCTGGCCCAGCAGGCGATGGCCGGCACGCTGCTGGTCGTCGGGGATAGTATCAGCGCGGCTTTCGGGCTGGAAACTCGCCAGGGCTGGGTCAGCCTGCTGGATGACCGGCTGCGCGAGCAGGCGCCGCAGTGGCAGGTGGTCAACGCCTCGCGCAGCGGCGAAACCAGCGCCGGCGGGCGGGCCCGCCTGCCGGAGTTGCTGGAGCGCCATGCACCGCAGCTGCTGCTGATCGAGCTGGGCGGCAACGACGGCCTGCGCGGCCAGCCGCCGGCACAGCTGCAGGCCAACCTGGAGGCGATGATCGCGCAGGGGCAGGCGGCCGGCGCGACGGTGGTCCTGCTCGGCATGCAGCTGCCGCCCAACTATGGCGAGCGCTATACCCGCGCCTTCGCCCAGGTGTACCGCGAGCTGGCCGCGCGGCGCGCGGTGCCGCTGGTGCCGTTCTTCCTGGAGGGTGTGGGCGGCGTGCCGGCGCTGATGCAGGGCGACGGCATCCACCCCAACGCCGCTGCGCAGCCGGTGCTGCTGGAAAATCTCTGGCCGACCCTCGCGCCGCTGCTCTGA
- a CDS encoding ABC transporter ATP-binding protein, giving the protein MSASILSASHLSKVVPGPEGELTLLDAFSLELARGDSLAIVGRSGSGKSTLLGLLAGLDLPSGGEVVLAGQPLGRLDEDQRARVRAEHVGFVFQSFQLLDSLTATENVMLPLELEGRRDARSRAVALLERVGLGQRLGHYPRQLSGGEQQRVAVARAFAGEPDLLFADEPTGNLDSQTGERIIELLFELNRERGTTLVLVTHDARLAARCRRQLRLEAGRLVPEA; this is encoded by the coding sequence ATGAGCGCCAGCATTCTCTCTGCGAGCCACCTTAGCAAAGTGGTCCCCGGCCCGGAAGGCGAACTGACCCTCCTCGACGCCTTCTCCCTGGAGCTGGCCCGCGGCGACTCGCTGGCCATCGTCGGCCGCTCGGGCTCGGGCAAGTCGACCCTGCTCGGCCTGCTCGCCGGACTCGACCTGCCCAGCGGCGGCGAGGTGGTGCTGGCCGGCCAGCCGCTCGGCCGCCTCGACGAGGACCAGCGCGCCCGGGTGCGCGCCGAGCATGTCGGCTTCGTGTTCCAGTCCTTCCAGCTGCTCGACAGCCTCACCGCCACGGAGAACGTCATGCTGCCGCTGGAACTGGAAGGCCGCCGCGACGCCCGCAGCCGCGCCGTCGCGCTGCTCGAACGGGTCGGCCTCGGCCAGCGCCTGGGCCACTACCCGCGCCAGCTGTCCGGCGGCGAGCAGCAGCGGGTGGCGGTGGCCCGCGCCTTCGCCGGCGAGCCCGACCTGCTGTTCGCCGACGAGCCCACCGGCAACCTCGACAGCCAGACCGGCGAGCGCATCATCGAGCTGCTCTTCGAGCTCAACCGCGAGCGCGGCACCACCCTGGTGCTGGTCACCCACGACGCCCGCCTCGCCGCCCGCTGCCGGCGCCAGCTGCGCCTGGAGGCCGGCCGCCTGGTGCCGGAGGCCTGA
- a CDS encoding ABC transporter permease: MRAPLSFLHLLRLALRQLRREARAGELRVLFVALLIAVAASSAIGHFTERLNGAMLLRAGEFLGADLVLRGSSPAQPDQLDAGRRLGLQEAATVEFSSVIASEQALQLASVKAVDARYPLRGQLRSAAHPFAAEQPGGHPAPGEAWAESRLLTALDLKVGDVVEVGRQRLRLSRVLTYEPDRAGDFYSLTPRLLINLADLDATGVVQPGSRVAYRTLWRGEAAQLAAYRQALDGRLAAHQRLQDARDGSRQIGGALQRAERYLGLASLAAVLLAGVAVALSASRFASRRYDLAALLRCLGLARRQALALFALQVLLLGLAASLAGVLLGSLAQLALFHLLGGLLPAEIPPTGWRPALLGVAVGMVAMAGFALPPLAALGRVAPLRVLRRDLQPVPLSSLAAYASALLALGLLMWWLSLDLWLTLALLGGGLLACLLLGGLWLLALRGLRRLLANAGLAWRLGLGQLLRHPLAAAGQSLAFGLILLAMALVLLLRSELLDDWQRQLPADAANHFALNILPDEREAFAARLAALSARRAPLYPVAPGRLVSINGEPVRQHVSKESRGERAVQRDLSLTWSHELAADNRLLAGQWWDTLPAGHGPAVSIEAKLAESLGVGVGDRLGFDIGGQALEARVASLRSVDWDSFQPNFYMVFEPSSMAGIAVTYLTSFHLPASRERELVELARAFPAVTLLQVDALLAQLRSILAQVSLAVEFVLLFVLAAGLAVLLAGLQSTLDERTRQGALLRALGAERRLLQRARLGEFAVLGAASGLLAALGCELVSALLYRLVFDMPWQLHPQLLLLPPLGAALVAGAGLLGTRRVLSASPLAVLRES; the protein is encoded by the coding sequence ATGCGCGCGCCGCTGTCCTTCCTCCATCTGCTGCGCCTGGCCCTGCGCCAGCTGCGCCGCGAGGCGCGCGCCGGCGAACTGCGCGTGCTGTTCGTCGCCCTGCTGATCGCCGTGGCGGCGAGCAGCGCCATCGGCCACTTCACCGAACGCCTGAACGGCGCCATGCTGCTGCGCGCCGGCGAATTCCTCGGCGCCGACCTGGTGCTGCGCGGCAGCAGTCCGGCACAGCCGGACCAGCTCGACGCCGGCCGGCGCCTCGGCCTGCAGGAAGCCGCCACGGTCGAGTTCTCCAGCGTGATCGCCAGCGAACAGGCCCTGCAGTTGGCCAGCGTCAAGGCGGTCGACGCGCGCTACCCGCTGCGCGGCCAGCTGCGCAGTGCCGCGCACCCCTTCGCCGCCGAACAGCCCGGAGGCCATCCGGCGCCCGGCGAGGCCTGGGCGGAAAGCCGCCTGCTGACCGCGCTGGACCTGAAGGTCGGCGACGTCGTCGAGGTCGGCCGCCAGCGCCTGCGCCTGAGCCGCGTGCTGACCTACGAGCCGGACCGCGCCGGCGACTTCTACAGCCTGACCCCGCGCCTGCTGATCAACCTCGCCGACCTGGACGCCACCGGCGTGGTGCAGCCCGGCAGCCGGGTCGCCTACCGCACCCTGTGGCGCGGCGAGGCGGCGCAGCTGGCGGCCTATCGGCAGGCGCTCGACGGCCGCCTGGCCGCCCACCAGCGCCTGCAGGATGCTCGCGACGGCAGCCGGCAGATCGGCGGCGCGCTGCAGCGCGCCGAGCGCTACCTGGGCCTGGCCAGCCTCGCCGCGGTGCTGCTCGCCGGGGTCGCGGTGGCGCTGTCGGCCAGCCGTTTCGCCAGCCGCCGCTACGACCTGGCCGCCCTGCTGCGCTGCCTGGGTCTGGCCCGTCGCCAGGCGCTCGCCCTGTTCGCCCTGCAGGTGCTGCTGCTCGGCCTGGCCGCCAGCCTGGCCGGCGTGCTGCTCGGCAGCCTCGCCCAGCTCGCCCTGTTCCACCTGCTCGGCGGCCTGCTGCCGGCCGAAATCCCGCCGACCGGCTGGCGCCCGGCGCTGCTCGGCGTCGCCGTCGGCATGGTCGCCATGGCCGGCTTCGCCCTGCCGCCGCTGGCCGCGCTGGGCCGGGTGGCGCCGCTGCGCGTGCTGCGCCGCGACCTGCAGCCGGTGCCGCTGTCCAGCCTGGCCGCCTACGCCAGCGCGCTGCTGGCGCTGGGCCTGCTGATGTGGTGGCTGAGCCTGGACCTGTGGCTGACCCTCGCCCTGCTCGGTGGCGGCCTGCTCGCCTGCCTGCTGCTCGGCGGCCTGTGGCTGCTGGCCCTGCGCGGCCTGCGCCGCCTGCTGGCCAACGCCGGACTGGCCTGGCGCCTGGGACTCGGCCAGTTGCTGCGCCACCCGCTGGCCGCCGCCGGCCAGTCGCTGGCCTTCGGCCTGATCCTGCTGGCCATGGCGCTGGTGCTGCTGCTGCGCAGCGAGCTGCTCGACGACTGGCAGCGCCAGTTGCCGGCCGACGCCGCCAACCACTTCGCCCTGAACATCCTGCCCGACGAGCGCGAGGCCTTCGCCGCGCGCCTGGCCGCGCTCTCGGCGCGCCGCGCGCCGCTCTACCCGGTCGCCCCCGGCCGGCTGGTCAGCATCAACGGCGAGCCGGTGCGCCAGCACGTCAGCAAGGAGTCGCGCGGCGAGCGGGCGGTGCAGCGCGACCTGAGCCTGACCTGGAGCCACGAACTGGCCGCCGACAACCGCCTGCTCGCCGGCCAGTGGTGGGATACGCTGCCGGCCGGACACGGCCCGGCGGTGTCCATCGAGGCCAAGCTGGCCGAGAGCCTGGGTGTCGGCGTCGGCGACCGGCTCGGCTTCGACATCGGCGGGCAGGCGCTGGAGGCGCGGGTCGCCAGCCTGCGCAGCGTCGACTGGGACAGTTTCCAGCCCAACTTCTACATGGTCTTCGAGCCGTCCAGCATGGCCGGCATCGCGGTCACCTACCTGACCAGCTTCCACCTGCCGGCCAGCCGCGAGCGGGAGCTGGTCGAGCTGGCCCGCGCCTTCCCGGCGGTCACCCTGCTGCAGGTCGACGCTTTGCTCGCCCAGCTGCGCAGCATCCTCGCCCAGGTCAGCCTGGCGGTGGAGTTCGTCCTGCTGTTCGTGCTCGCCGCCGGCCTCGCGGTGCTGCTCGCCGGCCTGCAGAGCACCCTCGACGAGCGCACCCGCCAGGGCGCCCTGCTCCGCGCCCTCGGCGCCGAGCGCCGCCTGCTGCAGCGCGCGCGCCTGGGCGAATTCGCCGTGCTCGGCGCCGCCAGCGGCCTGCTCGCCGCACTGGGCTGCGAGCTGGTCAGCGCCCTGCTCTACCGGCTGGTCTTCGACATGCCCTGGCAGCTCCACCCGCAACTGCTCCTGCTACCCCCGCTGGGCGCGGCGCTGGTCGCCGGCGCCGGCCTGCTGGGCACCCGCCGCGTGCTGAGCGCCAGTCCGCTGGCGGTGCTGCGCGAATCCTGA
- the greB gene encoding transcription elongation factor GreB, producing MSRYRPPRPAGTPLITPEGEARLRAELHELWNVRRPQVTQAVSEAAAQGDRSENAEYTYGKKMLREIDSRVRFLRKRLEALKVVGERPADPGKVYFGAWVTLEDEDGEQARYRIVGPDELDLKHNLISIDSPLARALVGKPLDAEVRVQTPAGERSWYVVAIDYP from the coding sequence ATGAGCCGATATCGTCCGCCGCGCCCCGCCGGCACCCCGCTGATCACCCCCGAAGGCGAGGCGCGGCTGCGCGCCGAACTGCACGAACTGTGGAACGTGCGCCGCCCGCAGGTCACCCAGGCGGTCAGCGAGGCCGCCGCCCAGGGCGACCGTTCGGAGAACGCCGAATACACCTACGGCAAGAAGATGCTGCGCGAGATCGACAGCCGCGTGCGCTTCCTGCGCAAGCGCCTGGAGGCCCTCAAGGTGGTGGGCGAGCGGCCGGCCGACCCCGGCAAGGTGTACTTCGGCGCCTGGGTGACCCTCGAGGACGAGGACGGCGAGCAGGCCCGCTACCGCATCGTCGGCCCCGACGAACTGGACCTCAAGCACAACCTGATCAGCATCGACTCGCCGCTGGCCCGCGCGCTGGTCGGCAAACCGCTGGATGCCGAGGTGCGGGTGCAGACCCCGGCTGGCGAGCGCAGCTGGTACGTGGTGGCCATCGACTATCCCTGA